A region of the Brachyhypopomus gauderio isolate BG-103 chromosome 11, BGAUD_0.2, whole genome shotgun sequence genome:
ACTCCAACTGGCCACTCACCAAGGCCACTCAAACCTTGTCTGATCAACGGTGATCAAAGTGACGAAGACACGGATTTAAAATCCCAGTCAGAGCGCGCATCCAGTACTCTCCATGGGACAGGAACTATTATATTTTTGACTTTTTAAAGGGCTCGAGAAAACCACCCTCCCACCCCCCACATTTACACAAGTCTGCACGAAGGTTTACGCTATCCGTGGTCCTGAAAACGCGAGATGTAAAAACAGACACCTATTATCTGGAAGTGCAGACCGCGTCTCCGCCCCCAGCAGTTTCTCCAACACCAAGAACGCGTCGTTCACCGCCCGCACCACACGCATACACCTCGTGCCGAAGAGCGAGGTGAACTTATGGATAAAACTCTACTGATTTTGATTACAGAAAAGTTTGCAGCTGACGATGTCTCGAATAAGGTAGGGTTACCTGGAGATTTTGTATGTCTTTTGTATGTCTGGTTCAATATGGAAGTATGCTGTGAGTCGTAAAATAGCTACTCTCTGAGCCAGGCTATGCTGGCGTCATGGTTTCGTCAATAACAATTTCCCAGGTAAATGGTAAATATACATTTGAAATGTTGATATACATGTCGAtttgtttaaaatgtgttttaaatgtGGAACTAAttacaattaataaggtaaagCCCTCTCACCCACCaactcacacgtacacacacacacacacacacacacacacacacacacacacacacacacacacacacacacccattaacCCAAAAAAACTAATTTAATAGTCAATTCTCATATTGCagatctttttcttttttcttttcccaCATCAGTATAAAATTATATAGATGGTCAcatgcagagccggagtggctaatcgggagattcgggaggattcccgatgggccggctcatgtcaatctctagtttgggccgattgggagggaaaaataattttgggccggatttgggcaagGGGGTAAATGATGTTTTAGTAATGCTTTAGAAGAAGTTGTGTTATCACTTGCACTTTAAAATGGCAGCCAGACACTAAGTACTCCAGTAAGGTGACAGGCCTAATTCACATACCAATGGCATTTCACAGTAGCTCACAATAACACTATGAGTGCTGCTTCTGTCTCGGCAGGCCTGGAATTTCAGTATTTACTTTTTGGAGTTTTACATATCATACACAGACATCTGAAGCCTGGGCATTAATGCAGAACTGGTTTGGTGCAAGCTGGTACCGGCCCTGGGGTACTTCTTAAACCGAAAATGTAATTCTTGTGATGTCTGTGTTAGCTGATACcgctctgtctgtcttttttttcttacaCAACAcatacgcaaacacacacatgtctacACATTTGTACATATACACATTGGTCTACTGTTCTTTAGGCTGTCAAATAATGAAGATGGACCACAAAATATAGCGGTGAAAGCATGGTGTGCAAACATGCTAATGGCACTGCATTAACTTGTTAGGATAGTCAGAAATAACTTTAACTAATTTTGTTTTGATAAATCATTCTGATTTTGCATTCAAGCATCCAAGCAGAGCACAAATGCATTGGGTATGTCACTTAAGACTAGAGAATAATACAAGGGAAAGACAACATGGATCAAACTATCAAAGCTATCAAAACCAGAAACATCTGTCACTCTCTTTGTGCTCCCTTGCTTCCttcctctaacacacacacacacacacacacacacacacacacacacacacacacacacacacacacacacacacacacacagtcactcctCACATGAGAGCAATCTGATACCATGTTGTACAAGGCAAGACATTCAGATGAGTCTTAAGCAGGCTTTGCTTGAAAAGAATGTAATGCAAATAATGCAGATAAGACTCTCTTTTACATTCTGCCTCAGATACTCACAACATACTTTGGCTTGATAGAAAGAAATCTCTGGATTCATAAAACACTACAGTATTATTAAAATATGATGCTATGTATGATTGTGTCTTTATGCTCTGTGCTTAGGTCATGATGTGGACAGCATATGAGATATTTAAGTGACGACAAAACTGAAAAGATGAACTCTTCCAATGAGACGAGCCCTCATCGGGAATATCCTTTTAAAATAGTGGAGATGGTGTTCATCATTTTGCCACTGAGTGTTTTGAGTCTGGTCACTATCATTGGTAATGTTCTGGTGATGCTGTCAATTAAGGTCAATAAGAACCTCCAGACCGTCAATAACTACTTCCTCTTCAGTCTAGCATGTGCCGACGTGATCATTGGCCTTTTCTCCATGAACTTTTACACGGTGTTCATCGTAGCCAGGCACTGGCCTTTAGGGCCTGTTATCTGTGACCTCTGGTTGGCTCTGGACTATGTGGCGAGCAACGCTTCTGTGATGAACCTGCTGGTCATCAGCTTCGATCGGTACTTCTGTGTCACCAGACCACTCAGCTACCCCGTAAAGAGGACCACCAAGATGGCGGGCGTGATGATCGCCGCCGCGTGGATCTTATCTTTCGTCCTCTGGGCTCCAGCCATCCTCTTCTGGCAGTTCATTGTGGGCGAGCGCACGGTGCCCGATGGCGAGTGCTCCATCCAGTTCTTCTCCAACGCGGGCGTCACCTTTGGTACCGCCATCGCTGCCTTCTACCTGCCCGTGGGCATCATGAGCGTGCTGTACTGGCAGATCTCCAGGGCGAGCCGCAGTCGCGTCGGGAGAGAGAGTCGCAGTGCGCCCCGGTTCTGCCAGGAGAACTGGACCCAGGTCATCTCACCAACCAGCGGGGGCAGAGGGACTACGCTTAGCCAGGGAGCGGCGGACATGACGCAGGATCAACACAGAGGCTCTGATGCTACTGCAGGTAAAGGGATCAGATTACCAAAAACACTTAGAGGATATCAGTTGCACAGTCGTCTTATAGCTCTAATGCTTCCGAGTAGCTTATTTAAGTCTCTTTGGCTGCAGTGTCTGCACTAAAACATCTTACAAAGTGTAACGGTGTGGATGTGGTATTTATTGTTACTCTTTGCTCaggtgaggacagagagagtgaaaatGACTCCACATCTGGTACATTGGCTTCATCCAATCAGAGAGACGATGAGGCAGAAACCAACGGTGATGTCAAGAGCACGCCAACCAAAACGTCCTGCCAAGGCAAAGCAAGATGGGCCAAAATCACTTGCTTCCAAAAGAGCCCAGACGAGAACTATAAACCAGCCAGCACAAATCAAAGTACCAGCCATTGCAAGGATAGTTTGGTGCCGCTGAAACTCTTGCCTGCACACAGGAAAAAGAGGAAGACTCAGTCAAGGGAGAGGAAGGTTACGAGGACCATCATGGCCATTCTGCTGGCCTTCATTATCACATGGACCCCATATAATGTGATGGTGTTAATCACCACCTTCTGCAGTGACTGCGTTCCCACTGACATATGGAAATTCGGCTACTGGATGTGCTACATCAACAGCACGGTTAACCCAGCCTGCTATGCCCTGTGCAACGTTACATTCAAGAGCACGTTTAAGCGGCTGTTGATGTGCAATTATAGAAACATCCGCACCGTCAAATGAATCAAAGGCAAGGGTTTTCACTGACAAAGGCTGCATGTATTAAAGTGTTTTATTTTCAGCTGTCTCGTGTGTTTTGAGAAAGCACGTACGAGTTATCCACTCTGACGGAGGAATGTTGTCCGAGTTGTACGTGTGACATGATGCAGAATATGTAATAAACCTATGAAGACCGAGAATTAAAAGGAACGCTTTAATTCGAAAAACATTTAAGCATTACACTTTTTTAGAATATTTAGTTTCAAACTATTTTAAGAATGTTTTTATAAAcaccttaaaatgtaaatgtaatcaaAATAAGACCACTCAAACCACAGTCAAGTGTTTATGGTCTTTATATGCCTTATTTTTTTAGGCATTACTTCTTCCTCAGATCTTACCTTTTGGCCCGAGTGTTCACGTTCATGTTTGTAAGGGAGTGGTGCTTGTAAGTAGTATATAGACCTTGGGCCAGAAATGGCCAACATGCCCACACAGTGTGTCACATGCATGACCCAAATGTACACATCAACAACGAACAACTTTTGAGGGTTTGACGGTTAGCCAGCTGTTCTGGATTAGGATCCTGAACAAAAGGTATAGCTGTTACTGTTTTATAGCCATTACAAAGCACAGATGGCAGACGTCTGTGAGCTGGACAGGAGCCAGAAGAACCAGGGTGTGAACAGAGATTTACATCCCATCAGGACAGTCTAAGGAACTGGATAAAATCTgacacaaaaaaaaccccaaaaacttGTCAATACTGTTGACGTCACATTATTTATAACACTATCCTAAAGTGTTAGCATGGTCTCGACATCTTTGGCATCTTGTTTTTGATAGAGAATTGCTAGAAGAAATCAGACCACAACTTTTAGTCTATGAGTAGTCATAACACTGGACTCAAATACTGGATTATTAACAACACCTACGGGTCAGACAACACATAGGCTAGGTTTTTATAAATTACAAAAGCTTGTTAGTCTTTTCAAATTCATAAATGTAAAAGTCTCCACCTGGGTGGATAAAAGTTATTATTTAGTCTGATGTCAATTATAAACAGTTTCTTCAACAATTTGACTGTTAACAATAAATCACCAAACAGCTCTGTTAGGCTCTGAGGATCAATCACACTGGAAACAATGAGCAAAAATCCATTTCAAACTATTTTAATTTTATAGCTTAGGAAAATAAACAGGTATTCCAAACATTCTCTTACCAATAAATcaacaatatatatttttaaaccaAGTTTTAAATTGCATATGTTTACCTTACTAAGGAGGATCTATATAAACTGATAAAATACTTTTCATTCAGAAACATGGTAAAGCTGTGTACAATCTACCATATCTATTCTTAAGAGTTCTCGATTCTTGAAATGGAAAATATTTCTGAAGAATGGCTCCCTAATAGGCCCTAAAATTATTCAACTATCCACTTGCtaattaagaaatattttttaaaacatattcAAAAAATTTGCTTATTGCATGCCATGAACTACTCAAAGCTCcttcatataaaaaaaaattctaaacaaacaaaaaccaaacCAAAGCAAACCCAATGGTGACAGTATTGTATGAGGTAGTTTTACTGTATGTGGTGATGCCTGAACAAGGTCACCTAACTCTTTCCCCCTCAGTCATCTGCCACAGACCCAAGTTCAACACCTTAAGGCAGGGGAGCTGCGTTATCCGCTCCAGGCCCCTCTTTGTGATTTTGGTGCATCCATACAGATCAATCCCGGTCAGCTGAGTCAGGTGGTCAGCAATAAGCTCGAGACCCTTGTCAGTAATACGCACGCACTGACCAATGTTCAGGGTCTTTAGTTCATGCATCTGCCGGACCATCCTGTTGATTCCATCGTCGCTGATGTGACAGGAGCACAAGGAGAGGGACTTGAGCTGATAGAGGCCCTGGGCAATATACGCCAAGCTCTGGTCCCCGACTTTGTCGCAGAACGACACATCCAACCCGAATAACCTGAGAGAGCCCATAGAGAGGTGCATGATGCCCGTGTCACTAATATTGTCACACGAACGAAGGTTGagggtccagagctgtgtcaTGTGGGACAGGTGAATCATGCCGGCGTCCGATATCCCGCCGCAGAAGCTGAGATTGAGGACTTTCAGCTTACTCAGGCCTTTTGAGATGTGCTTCAGAGACAGGTCAGTCAGTTTCTGGCAGTCCTGTAAGGTAAGATGCTCCAAGCTGAGACAACCCTCGGCCGCACTGCGGGTCATGCCGGCTAGGTGACCGATCCCCACGTCAGACACATGCCGACAGCTGCGCAAGTTCAGGCTCTTCAGTCTGTGTAAGCCCCAAGCGATGAGAAGCAGCCCTGTATTAGTGATATTGCTACACCCACCAAGGTCCATAAACTCAAGGTTCTTGAGATACTGTGCAATTCTTCCAAGACTGGAGTCAGTTATCTGTTTACAAAGGCTCAGGTTAAGAATCCGCAGACAAGGTATGTCCTGCACAAAAGCGTGGCCAAGGCCACTGTCCGTCAAGTTGTAGCATCCACTCAAATTAAGGCTCTCGATGTTAGGCATCCCCTGAATGACATAGCTCAGGCTACGCCTAAGACTAAGTATCTGAACTTTTTTTATTCCTCGGGTCTGAAGACTCGGAAATAACGACGGGTTCGCCCTTCTTAAATGAAGTTTGGCTTCAACTCCCCTCCACACCGATTTGTGGTACGACGCGTCTCTCCAAGCCACACACACTTGCGCAACTCTTCCTTTGCCTTTAACGTCCAGATAGCTAAAGATCATTGCTAAAATTTCCGGGAAAAGACTTGAAACGTGGGTCTCCATTTCAGCCGCGTGTCCTTGCGGTGCGTTTCCCTTAAAACCAGCCAGCTGTGTAACCCAACTCAGCCCGCCGCTGCACACCGACCATGCCCAGCTAGTAGGCTGTCATCAGGGAGAGAGTACCAGGGTGTACGGAGTGGGCGCCCCAAACACTGTAGACGGCATCATATATCGGAGAGTTTACTTCAAATCAGGACTTCGTGGTGCATTTGAGGTCCGAGTGACCCGCGAGCGCTGCAGCGAACGCGCGAGCGCAGGAACAGGATGTCCCGACGCTGCTGTACCGCCGTTTTTGTTCCGTAAAAGTCCGACCTGTTTCCAATTTTTCAACGGTTCGGCGGCGGCGCTAAACGTCCACGAATAGAGCCAAACTCACACTTTTACTAGAAAGGAAACAAATAAATGTTTGCGAGACACGGAATCACCAGCTCTGCTACCGGACATTAAGAGCAGCAGGTCCCACTTCCGGTGGCCTTTGTCTCGGCTTCTTTTCAAACTTCACTGCTGGGCAGGGCGTTAATATCCTCAGATATATCACGGATTTATATTCTTAACTGATTTAGTTATATAAAGTAGGGGCGCAAAAATAAGCAGTGTGTCAACAGCAAGTTACGGCCCTGTTGGCGAGGTTGTTTTTTAAAGATCTTTTTTCAGGAGGTAAATGTATGCGTTTGCGCATGCGCATAGTAAAATCGAGGAGGTTCGCAGGTCGGGCAGCTTAGACAAACTTAGCTCGAACGTTCCTTCACCAGAATGTTAACATATGGATGTACGTTTTAGTACAAAAAATCTGAACGATTAACAAGGAAGTCTATCACAATAAAGACAAAATAAAACTACCTTAGAgtaaattaaatgaaataaatcaAGAATGGCTGAAGCGTAAGGACATCTTAAAGACAGCATTTGATATCTGTCCACCTAAATATTAGGCGCATACATTGAGTGAATAGTGAGATTAATATGTGGAAAACTGACTATAAGAAAGTCAAAATACTGATCCATAATCAGATCCCTCATTATTCTTTTAACGTGGATTCTCTTTAAGTTTGTATCTACCTAGCCTAAATTTCAAACCACAATATTGGTTCTGATGCAAATAATTCAGTAATGAGGCATTTTGTATGCTCAAACGTCTATGAAACAGACCATGTTTTCAGTATGAGGCAACAGTTCTGGTAGGGAAGCTGGTAAGAGGGGGGTTATATTGAAACTGGGGGGTGAGTTGAAGTGGCCACTGCAGGATAAACATGCCGTACAGTAAACATGACAACAGAACAGGTAACGTTGTTCCACCCAAGCTTTTTAGGTTGTTTCTAAAAATAAATTTTCCACAATTACATTCTGAAAGTGGAACAAAAACGATTCATTTAATAGTTCATTTAATATACAGTATCACATGAATGCCAACAAAGAGCATATGAAACTACCACAGAACAAAGGTCATTTGATAAAAGGAAGAACATTCAATGTGTACAAAATGTTTTCCTAAAAAACTACTAAGACAAAATTTAAAAGGGCATTATCAAGTTATAGAAATTAAGAAATTTTTTGCTGTTCAATTTATAAATCGAACCTCCTAATGTTTTTCGAATATCTACCATGATAGTGataggtttatatatatatatatatatatatatatatatatatatatatatatatatatatatatatatatatatatatatattatatgcaGACTGTCCACAGTGGCTTTAAAAAACAGAAACAGTCAGAATACATTCCAGCATATAAGAATTTTAAAGTGTGattgtaaacaaaaaatcaAATAGCTACCCAGTAGTAATGGAGTTATTATTTACATCTGTCATGCGAGATACTGATAAAGCCAATTATCTACAGAAAATAGGAAGTGCAAATTAATTTATTAAATTCAAAGTTCACAAGTATTGATAAAACACAATACTATACTCACATTTTACTTTGTAATTTTCCTTTAGAAAATTGCTTTATAGTTTCTACAATATTATAGCTAAAAATACCAtaaaggtgttttttttatatcagaatattacacaatTCTTTTCATATGCTCTTGGACAGGGAAGTCCAATCTGTTAGAAACATAATATTCACGGACTTTGCATAATTTACCTCAAGCTGTAAGCGACTTCAAAATTTGACCTCTAATGCCTAACCCACTATGAATGCACACCTGAAAATGaattttaataaaatgatttaaataaaataaattgtgGTCATAAGAGTCCACAGCAGTCAGAGATTTGATACAGATTTCACATTTGCAGTTTAATGTCTAAGTAATTGAACCTCTCCATGTTACTATGTGTACCTACGAAGAAAATAAGAAGAAATATCCCTCAACAGTATATAGTACATCCACAGGTATAAGACATCTTATAAATGAAATAGGTGTAAAAAATCCAATTCGGTCTAAATTTGCCAAACTGATGTCCTGGAAACTAAGAATTTGAATACGATGATGTCTCCAATTCCAGTTCCAAAAACATAGTAATTATTTACATTTGAAAGCAACCCCATTAGGGTATCATATACAATGTTGAGTTCAGTGGCTGCATTCAGAATTCGTTCCACTTCTGGCCATAACTGAAGACACCAAATGACATTCAGCACAACTCCCCTTGGCTACATAATCAGCTGGTCTTCCTGCTGGTTCCAAATGAATCAGAGCGACAGTGGGAGAAGTCGATGAAAATGCCCTCTTGATCTGACTCCAGTGAGTCCACACCCTGCATAACGATGGTCTCTGGGCTGGAGGAGCAGCTCGTGGGTGAGGACAGGGCCTTGTCCATTTCAGAGGTGGCCGTTTGCAGACCGGTGGTGTGCGCGGACCCTGCTGAGTTATGGACGAAGATGGAAGGCCCTGTGGCCCCTCGCATCACCCCAGGCAAGGTGAGTTCATGGTCCAGAGTCAGCCGGGAGGTGGAGCTCGTCTCTATGCCAACAGAAAGGGAGGAGTAGCCCTGCTGCTCCAGGCAGGAAGTGACTTCGCAGGCGGAGTGGCGTCGGATGCCCACGCTGCCCACTGAGCTAGCTTCACAGTCATATTCAGCAACAGGGGTCAGCATGGGGATGTTGTAGCTCTTGGAGCGCACCACTGGGTTAGTGGCAGGCACATCCCCAGGTTTGGCCCAGCACCACTCCAGACACTTCTCTATGGGAGTGATAGAACATGATTCATCATTGGTATTTATGATCAAATCATACAGACAATGCTGCAGTGGAAATATTTATGCTTTTTTGTGCAATCTCATCTTAAAACACTTGTCTTACCAACACAGGAGCACTGGGTAGGATCACAGTCATGGGAACAAAGCCCCTGTGTGCTCAGGTAGGGCATCACCACCTTCTGAACCAGCAACTCCAGCTTCAGATACTCCTCGGTCACACCTCGGGACTCGTGTACACCCTGCGTACCACAGACCCAGAATCACGCATGGCTCTCAAGGGACCCAGAAGGGCACACCCATAGCCCAGTCTGGAGTTCTCCATGTTCTGTACCTGCAGGACCAGGAGCATCTGGACAACAGAAGGAGGTACGCGGGCCCGGGGCCTGGACAGAGCCTCCTCTAGCTTCAAGTTCAGGGCAATGGTGTTGCGGAAGAGGAGCAGGGCCGACTGACGCACAGACGGTTCCTTCCCCTGGGTCCCCCGCACCAACAGAACAGACAACAAAAGAAGGAATTCAACTAGAACATATATAGGGACAAAAAGACCCTGAATGGTTTTATATGTGGTGCAGTAGCCATAGCCCAATACCCATGCTTGATGAACACAGGCAGGTCAATTCAACCaggtcatgattcagtagtcaCTCAGTTTTTCTAAACATGTATTTCAAATATGTTTCCCATCCCTAAAGGCTACAGTGATGGTTCTGTTTCTTCATTACTGTACCGTTACTTCAAAATCATTTGTACAATGAAATTGATACCTAAATGGATCACAAATAGTATTAGAGGGCCAATAGTCTAATCAATAGATAGTCAATCGTTGGAATATTATGACATAATCAATGATTTTGTTCAGGTTCGAGACCTGTAGAGAGTTGTCTGTCAACTCCTTCATTTGGAATAGCTGTATGTACCTAAGtagttattttaaaataatttacaaaCATTATTATATTTTAACATGTTACAGACAAAACGTAACCGCTGATTGTGTTTTGTGCTTAACAATATAAACCAGCCCTGAGGAAAATGAACACAGATATACAGAATAAAGCAGTGTAGAGTACCTGTACTGGGTGAAAGATGGCTTGGAGCATGGAGAGAACATCACCAAAGAAGAAGTCCCACGTCTCAGCCAACGAGTCGAGTAATTTCTGACCTTTCAATAAACAGGAAGGCTTAAGGTTACAGCTCAAACCTCAGTGTGAATACTGCTGCACACAAAATCGTCTATTTACAGTCGACTTCTGCACAAGCACATCAGGCGTATGGATCACGGAACTGGAGCTGGCTGTGGTCATAAACGTTTTGGCGTATTACCTTCATAGAATCTGATTTTGTCCCTCAGAATGACCATGCCTTTCGTCAGCAGCTGATTCTGAGGGAAAAGAGGGAAAGAGTTCAAAGCCTGACCCAATCTGTCGTCTCAATCTAAACAAGTTTAAACACACTGACTTACCTGCAGATACTCAGTGAAAAAGGAGCCTAGTTCAGTTTTCAGGAGCTGCCTGAATCATTGGAGGGAAAAAAACCTCAAGTTACaccattatttttattttttttttaagattatTTTGCATTATATTTTCACTTTAATTGATAGCTATCAGGATCATTTATATGTTATTCATAGAAAAATCTGGATATTTTCTCTGTACTTTAACATGAAATATGGTCCAGTGGAATCTAATATGCAATACATGACATAGTTACTAGGTTAGAATTGTACATAGTATTGTCTTGTACACTATTAGATAATTTGCAGTATGTTATGAATGACCAGCACCCACAACTAGAAAAAGGCCAATGTGTGTGAATTCCTGGTTTTAAAATTAGAAGGGAAAATATATGCACTGATTCATACACAACATAATGTACTGTTGTGCCTGTAGCTGTGGTTTTTATCGGTGAGCAGTAGTGGCTACGCACATGTAGGCTCATGTTGATCATCGTGAAATGAAGATGTAATGGAGACCCGCGTGAAACAGATGTAATGGAGATGAATGTGAAACTGAGATGTATCTTATATTTGCAAGTTGCACATACTGTCAACACCATTGGACAATAGGTAATCCTATTCTCTCCCAACATATGCTGCTGTGTATTATCACTGCATTCTCTATACTTGCATATATGTATAGATATTTGTATGTACATTTTCTcctatatgcatgctatattgccaaaagtattcgctcacctatCCAAATGATtgaaatcaggtgttccaatcacttccatggccacaggtgtataaaattaagcacctaggcatgcagactgtttttttttttatattattacaaacatttgtgaaagaatgctgtcaggagctcagtgaagtcCAGCATGAAattgtgataggatgccacctgtacaACAAAtgcagtcatgaaatttccttgctcctaaatattccacagtcaactgtattataagaaaatggacgTGTTTGGAAACGACGGCAACTCAGCAACGAAGTGGAAGGCCACGTAACCTGATGGAGCAGGGTCAGTAGATGCTGAAATGCacagtgtgaagaggtcgccaactttctgcagagtcatcactacagacatccaaacttgacgtggccttcagattagctcaagaacagtgtgcttcatggaatgggtttccatggtcgagccatacatcaccaagtgcaatccAAAGCGTTAGaggcagtggtgtaaagcacgccaccactggactctagagcagtggaggcacatTCTCTAGAGTGacaaatcacgcttctccatctgacaatctgatggacgagtctgggattggcggttgccaggagaacggtacttgtctgactacattgtgccaagtgtaaagtttgatggaggaggggttacagtgtggggttgtttttcaggagctggtcTTGGCCAGGAACTCTGGATGCAAAattaagacattttggacaattccatgctcccaactttgtgggaacagtttggagctggccccgtcttcttccaacatgactgtgcaccagtgcaaaagcaaggtccataaagacatggatggtagagtctGATGTGGATGAACCTGACAGGCCTGTACAGAGTACTGACGTCAACCCGATAGATGATAATTCAaccctttgggatgaattaaaGCGGAAACTGAgaaccaggccttctcatccaacatcagaatgtgacctcacaaatgcgcttctggga
Encoded here:
- the chrm2b gene encoding muscarinic acetylcholine receptor M2 is translated as MRYLSDDKTEKMNSSNETSPHREYPFKIVEMVFIILPLSVLSLVTIIGNVLVMLSIKVNKNLQTVNNYFLFSLACADVIIGLFSMNFYTVFIVARHWPLGPVICDLWLALDYVASNASVMNLLVISFDRYFCVTRPLSYPVKRTTKMAGVMIAAAWILSFVLWAPAILFWQFIVGERTVPDGECSIQFFSNAGVTFGTAIAAFYLPVGIMSVLYWQISRASRSRVGRESRSAPRFCQENWTQVISPTSGGRGTTLSQGAADMTQDQHRGSDATAGEDRESENDSTSGTLASSNQRDDEAETNGDVKSTPTKTSCQGKARWAKITCFQKSPDENYKPASTNQSTSHCKDSLVPLKLLPAHRKKRKTQSRERKVTRTIMAILLAFIITWTPYNVMVLITTFCSDCVPTDIWKFGYWMCYINSTVNPACYALCNVTFKSTFKRLLMCNYRNIRTVK
- the prr5a gene encoding proline-rich protein 5a isoform X1, with translation MLEDLTGTHTKPSTPRSAAFRLSALASLPHRFRMEARTHPIRRTLYRLKLVSSPNLSQLGKNEKTSLEERGSGPNATWNSIHSAVIGVFQKKGLAHNELYTLNEGVRQLLKTELGSFFTEYLQNQLLTKGMVILRDKIRFYEGQKLLDSLAETWDFFFGDVLSMLQAIFHPVQGKEPSVRQSALLLFRNTIALNLKLEEALSRPRARVPPSVVQMLLVLQGVHESRGVTEEYLKLELLVQKVVMPYLSTQGLCSHDCDPTQCSCVEKCLEWCWAKPGDVPATNPVVRSKSYNIPMLTPVAEYDCEASSVGSVGIRRHSACEVTSCLEQQGYSSLSVGIETSSTSRLTLDHELTLPGVMRGATGPSIFVHNSAGSAHTTGLQTATSEMDKALSSPTSCSSSPETIVMQGVDSLESDQEGIFIDFSHCRSDSFGTSRKTS
- the prr5a gene encoding proline-rich protein 5a isoform X2 codes for the protein MRTLYRLKLVSSPNLSQLGKNEKTSLEERGSGPNATWNSIHSAVIGVFQKKGLAHNELYTLNEGVRQLLKTELGSFFTEYLQNQLLTKGMVILRDKIRFYEGQKLLDSLAETWDFFFGDVLSMLQAIFHPVQGKEPSVRQSALLLFRNTIALNLKLEEALSRPRARVPPSVVQMLLVLQGVHESRGVTEEYLKLELLVQKVVMPYLSTQGLCSHDCDPTQCSCVEKCLEWCWAKPGDVPATNPVVRSKSYNIPMLTPVAEYDCEASSVGSVGIRRHSACEVTSCLEQQGYSSLSVGIETSSTSRLTLDHELTLPGVMRGATGPSIFVHNSAGSAHTTGLQTATSEMDKALSSPTSCSSSPETIVMQGVDSLESDQEGIFIDFSHCRSDSFGTSRKTS
- the fbxl14a gene encoding F-box/LRR-repeat protein 14a; the encoded protein is METHVSSLFPEILAMIFSYLDVKGKGRVAQVCVAWRDASYHKSVWRGVEAKLHLRRANPSLFPSLQTRGIKKVQILSLRRSLSYVIQGMPNIESLNLSGCYNLTDSGLGHAFVQDIPCLRILNLSLCKQITDSSLGRIAQYLKNLEFMDLGGCSNITNTGLLLIAWGLHRLKSLNLRSCRHVSDVGIGHLAGMTRSAAEGCLSLEHLTLQDCQKLTDLSLKHISKGLSKLKVLNLSFCGGISDAGMIHLSHMTQLWTLNLRSCDNISDTGIMHLSMGSLRLFGLDVSFCDKVGDQSLAYIAQGLYQLKSLSLCSCHISDDGINRMVRQMHELKTLNIGQCVRITDKGLELIADHLTQLTGIDLYGCTKITKRGLERITQLPCLKVLNLGLWQMTEGERVR